The DNA segment GGCAGGACAGCCTGCCAtgccaaaatttttttataaatataaaagaataattaatgctacaaaaaatatatataaattaatattaacgGAACCACTGGCCCATTAACCCGCCATAAAAACGAGACAGAATTACATTTTAAGTCCGCTTGTTTTAGTAGGGTGAATCGATCAGTCTCATTTTTAAATGGACCTTGGCCTGCCCTACCCGCTTTGCCACCCTATGTGCAGTGACCAGTGATAGTAGTACTAGTAACTAGTAAGGTTTCTAACATAAATATGTACACACATCAACATTAAGTAAGACAATGACCACTTCCTATAAATTATTTGGTCAAAACTAGTAAACAGTAAATGAGAATGCAGAGTAATAACTTACAATTGAGTTGCAAGATTGAAGTAATTAATATGTTTTAAAGAAGACTAAAATACTATTTAACCtactctttattttatatttttaattttttttcccttattcaattttcctttttttttcctttttttttatttcaaaaagcTATGAAGCGAACACTTGGCNNNNNNNNNNNNNNNNNNNNNNNNNNNNNNNNNNNNNNNtattattattattattatttataaggAACCAACCAAATTCTTCAACttatatataactaataaatCTCAATTACAATTACAAATTATGTGACTTTGGGATATACCTTAAATTGTATTTGATAAATATCAGTACCAACATGATTATTAAACTAACCCCAGTTTCAAAGTTTTCTAGTCAAACTCTAAAATGTTCAAGAGCAGTGGTTCCATCAAGACCTTTGGCATTATAGTATGCTACATACTCCTCCATCGTAGTGTTTCTGTATTTTGCAGGATTGTCTTCGGATAACAATTCTTTTATGGGACCATAAAGCTTTGATGATGATCTCGTACCTGAGCAGAAAAAGCTTGCAACAGATATTCTTGGACCAATGAGATTTGCCAGTACTCTATGTTCAACACTCTTAAATATATCATTTGTTATAAGCTGCActtcaagaaattaaaaagaataaaattgtaGAATTAGCAACTCTAAATAAGCTCATTTTAATTTGCAAAATTTTCTCAAGAACAAGTTCTCTATGGTGGAAATTGGtatgaaatttttataattgataaCTTCCTAGTCAGATTTTCCAGTGTACAaaagtttttaataaaatctttgttttcatctaaaattaaataaacttaaTACATTATAGGATCTTGGTTGAAACTTTTTTTACATTAATTGCATGGTGTTGTAACATAAtatattatacttttaaaattagtatGGAAATTCAGCAAGAGCAGTTATAAATTGGACTAGTGGTAGccatgctaaattaatgtatATGATTAGTATATGCAGTTAATCTatcaattcttttctttcttaaattTAATAGTGAAAATAGTCCCTAAAAAATAAAGTATGCATTATTTTAGTTCTTCAAAGATCAATGCCTCAAATTGATTTCGGATGATACAACCGTGAATTAAATTGGTCCTATAATCAATAAGATGTTGACATATGATATAATCATTTTGTGATACCTCATTATCTAATTAGTaaagggactaatttgatttaTCACGATAtctttcaaggattaatttgatctgtttgagtattaaattgatGGATACACAATCTTTCAAGAATCATTTAACTATCAACCCCTTTCTTCTCAACAACAAAGCTTTTGTTATCAATGAAACTAtagacataaaaaatattagtaataatttttaaaagagaatAAGAAAACTTGCCTGCAAAAGATCACCAATATTGATCACTAGAGCCCCTGGTACCGGCGGTATATCGATCCACTTATCCTCATGAAGGACTTGAAGGCCGCCAATATGGTCTTGGAGAAGCACCGTGATAAAGTCGTTATCAGAATGCTTGGTGGTTCCCAAAGTTAGTTCTGGTTCAGGACATGCAGGGTAGTAATGACAAAGCAAAATATGTCCATAAGTGCAACCTATGTCTCTTAAATAGTTTGAATGCAAACCAAGAGCTTCTGATAGTAATTCAAAGAGTGTAATCCCAAATTTCGTAATATTAGTCCCATATTCAAGAAGGATATCCCTACAAGAAGATTCAAATTAGTATTAACAACTACCAATATATGTTCTCTCctagaaaatacaaaagaaaaagtagaggtagataatgaaaatattaaataatataaataatagatatatcagatgtttattttattaggtgtacggatggttattttaatattttattaggtatatggatggttattttaatgtttattttattaggtgtacggatggttattttaatattttattaggtatatggatggttattttaatattaaaatttagatgattAATTTGGAggtatagtatatttttatttaattgatggTTGTTTATATTGTTTAAATGACCATTTTTtacctagcactctcccaaaaCAGAATTCAAATTTGTGTCTTTGTTCATTGTGTAAcgtaactatatatatatttgcaatgaattttataactttttgttctATTAAATTTGATCCATAATTCATGTAAAATATTTGGATTAGTTGAAGTGTTAGTTGATATAACTTGTATTCatcaagttttttttattaatatgctattcttttttaaaatttattatcaaatataatttttttaaaattaattatttaattgtcATCTTTTTATTAAGGTTAcaattgatttattatttatttttaattataatttattatgttattataaaaaagagtggcgtttgaataattaatttaaaaaaagtgaCATTTAGTATTAAGGGTTTGTTTGGGTGAGTttctaaaaaaagatattttttgagttatctttttttaaaagatcttatggaaaaataaaagtaattttatgtttgggtatctcatacaaaaagatctttttatctatcaatcaTGTTtaaatataacaatataaaagtatttttttgtttatttattaaatgaaaaacatctttttttaagaaaaaaagatcttttagaaaagatgtaaattacagcttctcaaaaaaagatatttttctaatttttttagtgcttttacttttactactcgAAATTTATCAAACacgctaaaaataaaaaaatatttttttatcaaaataatagcGCCCAAACAAGCACTAAGTTTCGAAAATAATGACACTTTGGTGTAAAAATTCTGATATTCACAAAGTCACAAACAAAATGAACAAATGAAAGTGAGTACACTTGTTGATGTCACAAATATATCCTATATCTATCTCATCCTAACTGTTCGAAACTAAGCCAAACAGAACAAATTAAGGAGGTCTAGATGAATCTAGTAATATAAGTGAAAGCTAGTGCAATTAGAACATACCTGCATACTACTGGCAATTCCAGTGGTTTAGGATTATCAGGAGCAAGATAACACACAAAAGTATCTCTCCAATTAAGTGCTGGTGAactatataaatcaaaattactGTTATAAATAAACGACCTATTTTGGTCACGTGTATAAAACTTCTTCTTCACTTCATCATCTTGTTCGAAGAACCTTCTAACCCCATCTTTCATCTCCTCAAGAACACTCTCAGGGATGCCATGATTCACCACTTGAAAGAAACCCCATGTCTTACAAGCTTCCCTTATTCTTGAAACAACTCCTTCGCGTTTGCTTGGATCTTTGGTAACAACAACATCTTCAAGGTCTATAACTGGAATTGTATGTTCTGAGTTGTGAGATTTCGTATTATCATGTTGGTGATGGAAGAGTGATGGAATCTTTGTAAGGCCTTTGTCAACAAGACCCTTGACGCCAGTTTTTGTTTCATCGAATGATTTGAGGTCGTTGAGTCTGTTAGAACTGAGCTTCACCGTTCCTACTGCAACTTCTTGATCAGTGTAAGAAACCTCCATGGATCTCCTTATTACTTATTTGTGTTTCCtcacttttttttatagagTTTATGCTAcaaaagaagctaagagaagaacaatattatattatatagcacctattcaaaagaaaataataaaattatttttttatgaagatttttaaaaatatttttttaagaagagTCTTATATTAAAAGCGTGTTTTGTTTATTTGgccacatttaaaaaaaaataatactttcataatatatcaaatcaaacccTTTAATTTATCATctaatgataaataaaaaatatttttatataaagataattataaaatttttatgatagtatctatttatattagaaaagtctTAGAATCAGCAATTTTTTAAAAGGTTTGTCAGTATTTAATAATGTTACAGTGTCTATATACATTTATCTAACTTACTAAAAAGAGataaaagtaaatatttaaattaaaaaatataaaaataaataaattttttatatttaaaacttaccataaaagataaattcaaaaatttcgaCACTAAAATTATAGACATTATAGAATTtgtctaaaaaaaattgaataattttatactattatatttaattttaactattaaaaatattattaataattaattaataattataaaatataaaatttgttgaCCCCTAAACTCTTCCTTTGTGTAGCAGGCCTCGCGGATAGAGgctttcaattaaaaaaatatatttttatggcCACATCCATAGTATGCAGACGGATATAGCTGCAAACCATTATTGACTTTTTAACACAAGCGACAAAAGTTCGATATTGAACCAAACCTAAACTCTTAAATTTAAGATGAAAACTCGTCCAACTACACGGCGGGGTTAGATTTTTTGCTCCacttaatttttatcatatataaaGAAATTATGGATTTAGTTTAGTGAGTAGTGCAAGTAGTTTAGGATAACTATTTCACTACAGAAAATTCTATGGTGCTGACTGGAAGAAAAATGGCATGTTATGAGAACCATACGTGTCTTGCTTAAAAAGTGACTCTTGTGCTGACTGGAAGAAAAACGGCATGTGATGAGAACCATACGTGTCTTGTTTAAAAAATGACTCTTCTTTTATTGTTCCTGTCATAATAACTTTATGAATTGATTTTCTATTTCCCGTTTTCATATGTGAGGTTAAACGAAAATAATTGTgaggttaattaattaatttgctaTTTGCACTGAACGCTCGAAATTTTGGCCATTTCGtatgtattattaatttatgGTAACTACTCAAATAAAGatggtaaaaatatttttttataaagatattttatttaaaagtataatttatttatttagtcatattttaaacaaaaataacacttttataaatatcaaaatctaaCTATCCAATTCattatctaaaaattaaaaaataatattttcacacaaaaacaattataaaattttcattatagTATCCACCTTAATTTATTACACCTTTGTGTAACTTTTTGGTTTGGACTTTAATTTAGACTATTTTTTGTAGATTTCTATTCCCTAAAAGTTTTAGTAATTGGATTcacaaattttatttagttttaatattttagcTTATcataacaatatttatttttagttttttattccaaaaaaataaaatatattagacCAGCAATAAAtctatattttctattaatattaatataattgtgatggtaaaataaataatataaaatacatttattgttattatgaTATATAgttcattttaattatttaataactaatattaaaatataaaatatttaaattttaagatttttttata comes from the Arachis duranensis cultivar V14167 chromosome 7, aradu.V14167.gnm2.J7QH, whole genome shotgun sequence genome and includes:
- the LOC107459736 gene encoding 1-aminocyclopropane-1-carboxylate oxidase homolog 1; the protein is MEVSYTDQEVAVGTVKLSSNRLNDLKSFDETKTGVKGLVDKGLTKIPSLFHHQHDNTKSHNSEHTIPVIDLEDVVVTKDPSKREGVVSRIREACKTWGFFQVVNHGIPESVLEEMKDGVRRFFEQDDEVKKKFYTRDQNRSFIYNSNFDLYSSPALNWRDTFVCYLAPDNPKPLELPVVCRDILLEYGTNITKFGITLFELLSEALGLHSNYLRDIGCTYGHILLCHYYPACPEPELTLGTTKHSDNDFITVLLQDHIGGLQVLHEDKWIDIPPVPGALVINIGDLLQLITNDIFKSVEHRVLANLIGPRISVASFFCSGTRSSSKLYGPIKELLSEDNPAKYRNTTMEEYVAYYNAKGLDGTTALEHFRV